A window of Campylobacter cuniculorum DSM 23162 = LMG 24588 contains these coding sequences:
- the fdhD gene encoding formate dehydrogenase accessory sulfurtransferase FdhD, protein MEALWTTEILKFKGDESFICDDTLVREIKLEIFVNEKSVGALMATPIDEQALAVGYLMSENIIASVKDIQSIESQNDGMSVHIRAKIDEENLAKLNASGVVISGCGRAHSANIDPQSIEATKIDSPIHFKKGQILKQMSEFYTQCQLYEKTGCVHTAKLFVDEKTFFIGEDIAQHNTIDKALGKARLACVDLSRCFLMLSGRLSSEMVAKAVMHKIPVIVSRTAPTCLGVMIARKFNLTLCGFARGDKINIYSGEFRIEK, encoded by the coding sequence ATGGAAGCTTTATGGACAACTGAAATTCTTAAATTTAAGGGCGATGAATCCTTTATTTGTGATGATACTTTAGTGCGTGAAATCAAACTTGAAATTTTTGTCAATGAAAAAAGTGTCGGTGCTTTAATGGCAACGCCTATTGATGAACAAGCTTTAGCTGTTGGGTATTTGATGAGTGAAAATATCATTGCGAGTGTTAAAGATATACAAAGCATTGAAAGTCAAAATGATGGAATGAGTGTGCATATTAGAGCTAAAATTGATGAAGAAAATTTAGCCAAACTCAATGCCTCTGGAGTGGTCATTAGCGGTTGTGGGAGAGCACATAGTGCAAATATTGACCCACAAAGCATTGAAGCAACGAAAATTGACTCCCCAATTCATTTTAAAAAAGGGCAAATTTTAAAACAAATGAGTGAATTTTATACTCAATGCCAATTGTATGAAAAAACAGGTTGTGTGCATACAGCTAAACTTTTCGTTGATGAAAAAACCTTTTTTATAGGTGAAGATATAGCTCAACATAATACCATAGATAAGGCTTTGGGTAAGGCAAGACTTGCTTGTGTGGATTTAAGTCGATGCTTTTTAATGCTTAGCGGGAGATTAAGCTCTGAAATGGTCGCAAAGGCAGTGATGCATAAAATTCCTGTTATTGTTTCAAGGACAGCTCCAACTTGTTTAGGCGTCATGATTGCTAGAAAATTTAATCTCACACTTTGTGGTTTTGCAAGAGGAGATAAGATTAATATTTACAGCGGGGAATTTAGAATTGAAAAATAA
- a CDS encoding formate dehydrogenase subunit gamma, whose product MKKLFLMVLSFVNLFAYGQERMGQDTQIWDFHRITNIENYQNFGKLWTSLQGEYIATIALVSLIAVLAAFALHYMVIGPKQFSHAGKKIYAFTLFERSFHFIAALSWVILVPTGFIMMFGSYFGGGIFVRVCKNLHVFATILFILSIIPMFLWWIKRMLPASYDLRWIMIVGGYLSKIKRPIPAGKFNFGQKSWYYIAVFGGLIMIITGGFMYFLDFNSTAIQNLFSLTQIELLRICAIIHNFLGIICAVFFGIHIYMAVFAIKGSIHSMVSGYKEEEEVYILHSYWYKELSEKNKIKPNFSYEAGVKI is encoded by the coding sequence ATGAAAAAATTATTTTTAATGGTATTAAGCTTTGTGAATTTATTTGCTTATGGTCAAGAGCGTATGGGACAAGATACGCAAATTTGGGATTTTCATCGTATTACAAATATAGAAAATTATCAGAATTTTGGAAAACTTTGGACAAGTTTGCAAGGAGAGTATATTGCTACAATCGCACTTGTTTCGCTCATTGCTGTTTTAGCAGCCTTTGCCCTTCATTATATGGTCATAGGTCCTAAGCAGTTTTCTCACGCAGGAAAGAAAATTTATGCCTTCACTTTATTTGAGAGAAGTTTTCACTTTATAGCAGCACTTTCTTGGGTGATTTTAGTTCCAACAGGCTTTATTATGATGTTTGGTTCTTATTTTGGTGGAGGAATTTTTGTCAGAGTTTGTAAAAATTTACATGTTTTTGCAACAATTTTATTCATCCTTTCAATCATTCCTATGTTTTTGTGGTGGATTAAAAGAATGCTTCCTGCAAGTTATGATTTGCGTTGGATTATGATAGTGGGTGGATATTTAAGCAAAATCAAACGTCCTATTCCTGCGGGAAAATTTAATTTTGGGCAAAAATCTTGGTATTATATCGCTGTTTTTGGTGGTTTGATTATGATTATTACGGGAGGATTTATGTATTTTCTTGATTTTAATTCCACCGCCATTCAAAATTTATTTAGTTTAACTCAAATTGAACTTTTAAGAATTTGTGCCATCATTCATAATTTCTTAGGCATTATCTGTGCTGTCTTCTTTGGCATACATATTTATATGGCTGTGTTTGCAATTAAAGGAAGCATCCATTCTATGGTAAGCGGATACAAAGAAGAAGAGGAAGTTTATATACTTCATAGTTATTGGTATAAAGAATTGAGCGAGAAAAATAAAATTAAGCCAAATTTTTCTTATGAAGCTGGAGTAAAAATTTAA
- the fdh3B gene encoding formate dehydrogenase FDH3 subunit beta: MSKIDFANLEKERLKFFCDNERCIDCNGCAVACDEAHELPIHIRRRRVITLNEGVQGKEVSTSISCMHCDDAPCAIVCPVDCFYIRADGIVLHDKEICIGCGYCLYACPFGAPQFPKDSVFGNKGIMDKCTMCAGGPAPTNSEKERELYGQNRIAEGKVPVCAAMCSTKALLVGESSKIEQIYENRLQNRQYGIASPSQSIEWKIAYIGKERL; the protein is encoded by the coding sequence ATGAGTAAGATAGATTTTGCAAATTTAGAAAAAGAGCGATTAAAATTTTTCTGTGATAATGAACGTTGTATTGATTGTAATGGTTGTGCAGTTGCTTGTGATGAAGCCCATGAACTACCGATTCACATTCGTCGCAGACGCGTGATTACTCTTAATGAAGGAGTTCAAGGCAAAGAGGTCTCAACTTCTATCTCTTGTATGCACTGCGATGATGCACCTTGTGCTATTGTATGTCCTGTGGATTGTTTTTATATACGAGCCGATGGTATAGTTTTGCACGATAAAGAAATTTGTATAGGTTGTGGATATTGTTTATATGCTTGTCCTTTTGGAGCTCCGCAATTTCCTAAAGATAGTGTATTTGGCAATAAGGGCATTATGGATAAATGCACAATGTGTGCAGGAGGTCCTGCACCGACAAATTCAGAAAAAGAAAGAGAGCTTTATGGACAAAATCGCATTGCAGAAGGCAAAGTCCCTGTTTGTGCTGCAATGTGTTCCACGAAGGCTTTACTTGTTGGAGAGAGTTCTAAAATTGAGCAAATTTATGAGAATCGTCTGCAAAATCGTCAATACGGCATAGCCTCGCCTTCGCAAAGCATAGAATGGAAAATCGCCTATATCGGAAAGGAAAGATTATGA
- a CDS encoding molybdopterin-dependent oxidoreductase — MSNIKENIKLARRSFLKMAALSGLATPLLGRSEILREAREDELKEAFEGSKKVKSVCTACSVGCGIIAEVQNGVWVRQEVAQDHPVSFGGHCCKGSDMIDMVRSHVRLKYPMKKENGEWKRITYEQALDEIGEKLAAYRKENPESVMFLGSAKLSNEQAYYIRKFGAFFGTNNVDHQARIUHSATVAGVANTFGYGAMTNHLGDIQRSKCIFIIGSNPAVNHPVGFRHFLKAKEKGAKIIVVDPRFTKSAAKADIYAQIRPGTDIAFMYGMLKIIFDEGLEDTQYIDERVFGIDKIREEAAKWTAELVEDVTGISKELLYQITYEVAKNKPSTLVWAMGLTQHSIGTSNTRLAPIVQMVLGNIGKFGGGVNILRGHDNVQGASDMACLSENLPGYYALNEATWRYYAKIWGVEYEWLLGNFVSKDWMHKTGLSLARWWAAALNGKDGNDKVDNAGTALKALIVLGNGITSTAQQAKVKEGLEALELLVLVDPFVNEAGVIAERKDGIYLLPAATQFETSGSVTATNRSGQWRFKIIEPLYESKEDQEILFELAKRLGFYEKFTQTLRDEKGELVWPENATREFARAIRSIGLNGWSPERLKKHTLNWDQFDEVTLEGKGELAGEYYGLPWPCWNEKHPGTPVLYNTDIEVAKGGMGFRNNFGLEYEGENLLAKNAPLNSPINTGYPQITKENIEKILGITLSDEEKARMGASWAYDDSNIIADKCMQKGIVPYGNAKARAVVWNFKDKIPLHREPLHSPRADLVAKYPTFEDQKAQYRVDTRFISIQQAKDYSKEYPLNLVTGRLVNLNGAGMENRASMYLTRLTPEMFCELNEELALSLDIKGGDMIWIHSPEHTKIKVRVKINNGVAKDMVFLPFHFTGVMQGVDLTHNFPKGTKPYASGESANTVTNYGYDIVCQIPETKGGLCRISKDGV; from the coding sequence ATGTCAAATATAAAAGAAAATATCAAACTTGCTCGTCGTTCTTTTTTAAAAATGGCTGCACTTTCGGGTTTGGCGACACCTTTACTCGGACGCAGTGAAATTTTAAGAGAGGCAAGAGAGGATGAGCTAAAAGAAGCGTTTGAGGGAAGTAAAAAGGTTAAAAGTGTTTGTACTGCGTGTTCTGTAGGTTGTGGGATTATCGCAGAAGTGCAAAATGGAGTTTGGGTGCGTCAAGAGGTTGCACAAGATCATCCTGTAAGTTTTGGTGGGCATTGTTGCAAGGGTTCGGATATGATTGATATGGTGCGTTCTCACGTGCGTTTAAAATATCCTATGAAAAAAGAAAATGGGGAATGGAAACGTATCACTTACGAACAAGCTCTTGATGAAATTGGAGAAAAACTTGCTGCATATCGCAAAGAAAATCCTGAAAGCGTTATGTTTTTAGGTTCTGCGAAATTAAGCAATGAACAAGCATATTACATAAGAAAATTTGGAGCATTTTTTGGCACAAATAATGTAGATCATCAAGCTCGAATTTGACATAGTGCAACAGTCGCCGGTGTGGCGAATACATTTGGTTATGGTGCTATGACAAACCATCTTGGTGATATACAAAGAAGTAAATGCATCTTTATCATAGGTTCAAATCCAGCTGTGAATCACCCTGTGGGCTTTAGACATTTTTTAAAGGCTAAAGAAAAGGGAGCTAAGATTATTGTTGTGGATCCAAGATTTACAAAAAGTGCAGCAAAGGCTGATATTTACGCACAAATTCGACCCGGAACAGATATAGCTTTTATGTATGGAATGCTAAAAATTATTTTTGATGAGGGTTTGGAGGATACTCAATACATCGATGAGAGAGTTTTTGGGATTGATAAGATTAGAGAAGAGGCTGCAAAATGGACGGCTGAACTTGTTGAAGATGTAACGGGAATTTCAAAAGAATTGCTTTATCAAATCACTTACGAGGTGGCTAAAAACAAACCGAGCACCCTTGTTTGGGCTATGGGCTTAACACAGCATTCCATTGGAACTTCAAATACGCGTTTAGCACCTATTGTGCAAATGGTTTTAGGAAATATAGGAAAATTTGGCGGTGGTGTGAATATTTTAAGAGGGCACGATAATGTTCAAGGTGCTTCAGATATGGCGTGTTTGAGTGAAAATTTACCGGGTTATTATGCTTTAAATGAAGCAACTTGGAGGTATTATGCAAAAATTTGGGGCGTTGAATATGAGTGGCTCTTAGGAAATTTTGTCAGTAAAGATTGGATGCATAAAACCGGACTAAGTCTTGCTAGATGGTGGGCTGCAGCTCTTAATGGCAAAGATGGAAACGATAAGGTGGATAATGCAGGAACAGCTCTAAAAGCTTTAATCGTTTTAGGAAATGGCATCACTTCAACCGCTCAACAAGCTAAGGTTAAGGAGGGTTTAGAAGCTTTAGAACTTTTAGTTTTAGTCGATCCTTTTGTAAATGAAGCGGGGGTTATTGCAGAAAGAAAAGATGGAATTTATCTCTTACCTGCAGCGACTCAATTTGAAACCAGCGGAAGTGTAACCGCCACAAATCGAAGCGGACAATGGAGATTTAAGATTATAGAGCCACTCTATGAAAGCAAGGAGGATCAAGAAATTTTATTTGAACTTGCTAAAAGATTAGGTTTTTATGAGAAATTCACTCAAACCTTAAGAGACGAAAAAGGGGAACTTGTTTGGCCTGAAAACGCGACAAGAGAATTTGCAAGAGCCATTCGTAGTATAGGGCTTAATGGTTGGAGCCCTGAAAGGCTTAAAAAACACACTTTAAATTGGGATCAATTTGATGAAGTAACTTTAGAAGGCAAGGGAGAACTCGCAGGGGAGTATTATGGACTTCCTTGGCCTTGTTGGAATGAAAAACATCCGGGAACTCCTGTGCTTTACAATACAGATATTGAAGTTGCAAAAGGCGGTATGGGTTTTAGAAATAATTTTGGTTTAGAATATGAAGGTGAGAATTTATTAGCCAAAAATGCGCCTTTAAATTCGCCTATAAATACGGGCTACCCGCAAATCACTAAAGAAAATATCGAAAAAATTTTAGGCATCACTTTAAGCGATGAAGAAAAAGCACGGATGGGAGCAAGCTGGGCTTATGATGATAGCAATATCATTGCGGATAAATGTATGCAAAAAGGTATAGTGCCTTATGGAAATGCTAAGGCTAGAGCTGTGGTTTGGAATTTTAAAGATAAAATTCCGCTTCACAGAGAGCCTTTGCATTCTCCAAGGGCAGATTTGGTTGCAAAATACCCAACTTTTGAAGACCAAAAAGCTCAATATCGTGTGGATACTCGGTTCATTTCCATACAACAAGCTAAGGATTATTCTAAAGAATATCCTTTAAATTTAGTTACGGGACGTTTGGTGAATTTAAATGGTGCAGGTATGGAAAATCGTGCTTCAATGTATTTGACAAGACTAACGCCTGAAATGTTTTGTGAATTAAATGAAGAACTTGCTTTAAGTCTTGACATTAAAGGTGGAGATATGATTTGGATACATTCTCCTGAACATACAAAAATTAAAGTTAGGGTCAAGATTAATAATGGTGTCGCTAAAGATATGGTTTTCTTACCCTTTCATTTTACGGGGGTGATGCAAGGTGTGGATTTAACACATAATTTTCCAAAGGGAACAAAGCCCTATGCAAGTGGAGAAAGTGCAAATACCGTTACAAATTATGGTTATGATATAGTATGTCAAATCCCAGAAACCAAAGGCGGACTTTGCAGGATTAGTAAGGATGGAGTATGA
- a CDS encoding twin-arginine translocation signal domain-containing protein, which produces MKNRREFLKKSALALAGASALSTLALGKEEKKDLIKGKSKKKEVLFQRSANWEKYYIKAQ; this is translated from the coding sequence GTGAAAAATCGCAGAGAATTTCTTAAAAAATCTGCCTTAGCCCTTGCAGGTGCTTCAGCACTTAGCACTTTAGCTTTGGGTAAGGAAGAAAAAAAAGATTTAATCAAGGGTAAAAGCAAGAAAAAAGAAGTGCTTTTTCAAAGAAGTGCAAATTGGGAAAAATACTATATAAAGGCTCAATAA
- a CDS encoding TorD/DmsD family molecular chaperone, producing MNLEELKSARSLYYQCLGEFFTFSFSQERFKNIKKYLSLMRECLFDENLAQNFDILLENLKDLNSTQCLSQEYENLFLSLKDAIPTTFSYIEEGFENSKALLCVRQILMKSKIRRNEMLFKESEDSIGFCFLLMSEFLRIDESGLAKELFENVINKGIDEFLELVLTHKNSKLYKEISNIAIKFIEFERFCFELNKPLKSHTKKVQNDLSRSEFLRREANKQRRNREKSQRIS from the coding sequence ATGAATTTAGAAGAATTAAAATCAGCTAGAAGTCTTTATTATCAATGTTTAGGAGAATTTTTTACCTTCTCATTTTCTCAAGAGAGATTTAAGAATATAAAAAAATACTTAAGCTTGATGAGAGAATGTCTTTTTGATGAAAATTTAGCTCAAAATTTCGATATTTTACTTGAAAATTTGAAAGATTTAAATTCTACGCAATGTTTAAGTCAAGAATATGAAAACCTTTTTTTAAGCCTTAAAGACGCTATTCCTACGACTTTTTCTTATATTGAAGAGGGCTTTGAAAATTCAAAAGCCTTGCTTTGCGTAAGACAAATTTTGATGAAGAGTAAAATAAGACGCAATGAAATGCTTTTTAAAGAAAGCGAGGATAGCATAGGTTTTTGTTTTTTATTGATGAGTGAATTTTTAAGAATTGATGAGTCCGGGCTTGCCAAAGAGCTTTTTGAAAATGTTATCAACAAGGGTATAGATGAGTTTTTAGAACTTGTTTTAACCCATAAAAATTCTAAACTCTATAAAGAAATTTCTAATATAGCTATAAAATTTATAGAATTTGAACGATTTTGTTTTGAGCTTAATAAACCTTTAAAGTCTCATACTAAAAAAGTTCAAAATGACTTATCGCGTTCAGAATTCTTAAGAAGAGAAGCAAACAAACAAAGGAGGAATCGTGAAAAATCGCAGAGAATTTCTTAA